AGAGCCTCCAACGTGGGGAAGACCCGACAGCAGGCCACGCAGCGCAGCCCGTAGTCCGTGGTGACCAGCCAGTCCGGGGTGTCCCGCAGCTCCTGCGGGCAGCACTCCAGAGGCCCCAGCAGCTCCGCGTCATCCTGCTCTGGGCAGCAGTGGCTCTTGCTGGCTTCCAGTTCCCAGCACAGGTCGCTGTTGGAAGCCATCTCAAAGGAGGAgcctttcctcctctgcctcttgacGAACTCGGCCTCGTGAATGCGGGGCTTCCGGCTGACCGGCTCAAAGCCCGACTCGGTCTCCCAGGCCACGGCCACGCCCTGCACCGTCTGCACGTGGGTGTAGAAGGCGCACGCACTTCGCTGGGCCGTGTCCTCGTCGGCGTACAGGCAGGAGTAGCAAGACTGGTACTGGGAGTAAGACTGATACTCGGAGGAGGACCGGGAGGATGAGGAGCCGCTCCAGCTCAGCATCGCAGGAGCCCTGTGGGCCAAGCACACGTTCTCCTCGTGGGGAATGGCCGGCCCCGACCGTGAAggcgtctcctctctctccacggTCCCTGGGAAATGGAAGGACATTTTCATCAGCGTCCCCGCAGGGATCAGTGCCACAACCCACCTCCAGGGTCCCGGAAGGGCGCAGGCTCAGGAGTCCTTGGGCAGGTACCATCAGCTCCTGTGTTGTGTTTccccataaaatgggaatgaggATGCTTACCTCCTGGGGGTACGAGGTGAGGATCAAATAATGTATGAATGGAATCACCAAAACCTTGACTAAACCCCAAAAAGACCATCAGCTGGTGAATACACAGATTAGGGTACATCCATACAGTGCAACCCTATTCATggataaaaaaaggaatgatctaCTGATATATGTAAAACACGGATGAatctccaggtgcctgggtggctggctcagggTTGAGCGCCCactgttggtttcagcttgggtcatgatctcatggttttgtgagtttcaagccctgcatcgggctctgtactgacagtgcggagcctgcttgggattctctctcgccttctctctctctgtctctcccccattgtgttacctctgtccctctcaaaataaataaataagaacttttaaaatatgcctttaaaacatggatgaatctctaATGCATTACTCTAAATGAAAGCAGCCAGGGTAAAAAGGCCCtatactgtaggattccacttagATGACA
The genomic region above belongs to Felis catus isolate Fca126 chromosome D2, F.catus_Fca126_mat1.0, whole genome shotgun sequence and contains:
- the FAM170B gene encoding protein FAM170B, whose protein sequence is MKRHFTDHRGEQSPTDGTSLSLASPEPTGESVEVCGSGTVEREETPSRSGPAIPHEENVCLAHRAPAMLSWSGSSSSRSSSEYQSYSQYQSCYSCLYADEDTAQRSACAFYTHVQTVQGVAVAWETESGFEPVSRKPRIHEAEFVKRQRRKGSSFEMASNSDLCWELEASKSHCCPEQDDAELLGPLECCPQELRDTPDWLVTTDYGLRCVACCRVFPTLEALLKHAQYGIQEGFSCQIFFEEMLERRRARGQDREQKLEEEEQSPSEGSECSRPQARALPS